The region caactgaactgaactgaactgagactaatAAGATAGAAtcaaaaacccagaaataaactcttgcaTATATGGTCAACTAACATTTGACAAGCTAGCCAAGGTaatcaatggggaaaggacaatCTCTTTAATAAATAGTATACTgggaaaattgtgtgtgtgtgtgctcagtcatgtctgattctttgagactccatggactgtagctcacaaggttcctctgtccatgggatttcccaggcaagaatactggagcaggttgccatttcctcttccaagggatcttcctgacccagggatggaacctgtgtctcttgcatctcctgtattggcaggtgagttctttaccactgagccacctgggaagctctgctgGGAGAATtaaccacaggaaaaaaagaaaagaaatgggatCTCTGTTTTACACCACTCACGTAAATTATCTTAAAATGGATAAAAGTCTTAAATATTAGACCTGAAGTTGTAAAATTTCTGCAAGAAGACATATGGAAAAAACTTGACATggatcttggcaatgattttttgatatgacaccaaaagtgaGGTGACAAAAGCAATAATTAATAAGGGGACTACAtcaactaaaaagtttctgcccagcaaaagaaacaatcaagaaaatgaaaaggcaacctatggaatggagaaaatatttgcaaactgttACAgggttagtatccaaaatatgtaaagaactcacacaattcaatagcaaaaccccaaacaatctgattaaaaagtgggcagaggtATTATACGTAtacctctgcccattttttaatcagatatatacttgattcatgttgaggtttgacagaaaacaacaaaattctataaagcaattacccttcaataaaaaaataaattaaaaagaaaaaaaatgggtagAGAAACTGACtagacatttttacaaagaagataTCCAAATGGCTGGAaggcacatgaaaaagatgctcaacattactaatcattagagaaacataaatcaaaaccTCGGTGAGATATCGCCTGATGCCTATTAGAATGGATATTACAAAGAAGACAAGGCATGACAAGTgatggtaaggatgtggagaaaagggagaccATGTGCACTCTtgctgagaatgtaaattggtgcagtcactgtggaaaacagtatgaaggtttctcaaaaaaatttaaaaaaagaactatcatGAGATATAGCAATCTTGCTTCTGGATATAcacctgaaggaaacaaaaataggatATCAAAGaggtaactgaaaaaaaaaaagagagataactGCTCTCCTGTATTctccgcagcactgtttacaacagccaagacaaggaaacaaccgacatgtccatcaacagatgaatggataaagaaaatgtggcatgtatacacacaatggaatattattcagaccaaaaaaaaaggaaaccctgcTATctatgacaacatggatgaaacttgagggcatTACGCTAAGTGcaattaagtcagagaaagacagacagtgTACAATTTcctgtatatgtggaatctaaaagagcCGAGCTCACAGAAAGAGAGTATAGAGTGATGGTTACGAGGGGCTGGAGGCAGAGGAGATGGGGAGATTTTGGTCAAAGTATACGAACTTCCAGttgtaagatgagtaagttctggggcTGTAATACAAGGCATGGAGAGTATAGCTAACAATATTATATTACGTACTAGAAAGCTGTCAAGAGAGTAGATCTAAAATGTTCCAAATGTCCTCCTACGCACCAAAAGTGGTacttatgtgaggtgatggaggcATTAACTCACCTTGTTGTGGCCATCATTTCAcagtatgtatacacatgtatcacACTGTACCCTTAAACATACATGtgtgtcaattacatctcaataggctggaaaaaataaagcagaagaaaagaaaatagaggcaggacttccctggtggtccagtggttaagactctgagcttccactgcagtgggcacaggtttgatccctggttgggaaactaggacCCTGCATGCCTTGTGGTGTGgcccaaaataataataagaggCTGAGGATAAACtctagagagagaaaaggaaaacttacAAACAAGTAAGAAAAGCAGCCagggaaacagaagagaaacaagaaaagtggGTGATGTGGTAGCTAAGGAAACAAAACATCTCAAGGAGGGAGGTTGCAGTGGGGTCAAATGTGCAGAGAATGAGTGACTGGGAGGTCTTTGATGACCTTGGCAGAAATAGCGTGGAGACCAAAGGGAAGTGGTGGGTGGGCTGAAGTCTGAGCGGAGGCGAGGGTGTGAAGCAGCTGTGGTCGGAGTGGGGCGGGTGAGAGCCAGGTCAGCTTCCTGAGTTGCCTTTGTAGTTCTTGCTCTGCCCACTGGCTCCCAGCACCCCCACACCCACATGAGTACATTCATCCACAAGAACTCCTGGTGGCAGGAGCCCCGTACATCCTGAAATTCAGTGATGGAATTCCTAGACATCTTTCTTCCTTCATCCTTcagtccctccccccaccccccgaccgcAGGCTCAAATGGGTCATTATCCACAGCCTCCCAGCTGGCCTCTCTAACGCTAGTCTTGTTTGTTTCCAATTTGCCTGTCACACACCACACTGAGGTCAACTCTTTAAATCATGACATTTCAGGGCATgtagtgaaaaaagtgaaaatcactcagtcatgtctgactctttacaaccccatggactgtagcccaccaggctcctctgtccatggaattatccaggccagaatgctggaatgggtagctgttcccttctccaagggatcaaccccaggtctccagcactgcaggtggattctttcctgctgagccaccagggaagcccaggaatactggagtgggtagcctatcccttctccaggggattttcccaacccaggaattgaactggggtctgctgcattgcaggcggattctttactggctgagccgtGTAAGAGAAGTCTAAATTGTTCAGTACAACTTCCTAGGTTTTCCAAGTTCTGGGTCCCACCTCTCTGTCGCCTCTTGACCAATGAagctttgttgtttgtttagtcactaggtcatgtctgactcttttgtgacttcatggactttggcccgccagactcctctgcccaaggaatttcccgcaacaatactggagtgggttgccattaccttcaggggaatttcccaaccctgggattgaacccatgtctcctacattgcaggtggattccttatcactgagccgccagagaagcctAATGAAGCCTATGCTCTAGGAACATACGACTCTGCAGACTTTTTCAAAGAAGCCAAGGTCTcgtgtattttcctttttccaggtGTTTGGAAGCCTTTCTACTCATCTTTCAAGATCAGCTTTAAGCACCTCTTCCTTGGTAATCCCTTCCCTGCCTATCCCATGATCACTCCTGCccttcattcttatttatttcaacTATGGTTCGCTATCCTTTATCCACTCCATCCTTTGTTGTGTTTTAAGTTTACCTTCCCCAGTAGGCGATGACTTCTTGGAGCACAAAAACTATGGTCTTCCTCTTTATAGTTCTAGGATTTATGACAGTGCCTGGCATGACAAGTGAATCTTAATTGCTGTATCATTGGAGGGGTGAGAGAGGCTCATAGGGTGGAGATATACGTATttatagagctgattcacttcattctttttttttttttataccacaAATAAGATCTTCTATTTGTCACCATTAAGAGTCTGCATTTTAAACTGATTCTTGGACTGGTGGTTCGTATCCATCAGCTCGTTCAACTTTAGCACCTGTCTCGTCCCCAGTAGCTTTTCCAGAACTACTACCTTCACCATGTAGCTCCATGAGTTTTCCCAATTCAAATTTaggcttcttcagcatttttacttttctaacgAAGACATCATGGAGTGGATAAATAGATTGGCAAGCcttttctgtgtcttttccaATGCTATCTGGAATCAATTTATTGACCACCTCTTTCAAGTCGTTTGTCTGCACCTCTCGGGTCATGATCTCCATCATCTTCTTACGGATCTGGCGCACCTGCTGGTGCTGGGCATAAGAGGTCTTCCGGATCTGATTGTTGCGCTTTTTAGTAAAACCCACACAGAACAGACGAAGCAAGTAACCATCGGTAGTCTTGACATCAACGTGAGCTTCAATCATGGTCTGCCATTTTTTGACCATGGAGCACATTTTGTCACGGGTAAGATCCATACCATGAAAATTAGTCAGGCAGTTTTTGCCCTGAACATCCTCAGTAATTAGCTTGAATTTTCTAAATGCTACTTCATCATTCTGCAGATCAGCAAGACTCACTTCAAAAACACGACCTTTGAGGCCATCAGACGCGATTTTAGTTCCTTGAGTTCTCGTGACCAATGTTTTCCCAATATTCCTTATATTGAACATAGCTGGTGCTTTCACATCATACCAATCTTTTTTAGAAAATGGGTCAACCACTTTCTTCTTGGCTCCCTTTTTGCCTCCTTTCGTAAGGCGCTTGTTCTTGCCGACCGCCATGGTGCAGCTCAGAGAGCCAAAATCGATTCACTTCATTCTATAGCACAAACTAACGtaacattgaaaagcaattatactccaacaacaaaaattttttttaattgttttaaatttaaattaaattctgCTAGAGGAGCAGTACTGATATTTCTGGCATCAGCGCTCCTGCTTCACCAGTACTGAAGGTGTGTCTGCAGCAGGTGAAGGATGCATGTCTTGTCCTCACACTAAGTCCCCAGTTGTCCCTGGGCTCCAATGAGCACACTTGGGTCTTTTGTTCAAGTCCACCTGGGACATCAAAGGCCTTTCTTCCCCTCTGGGGGCTCTGGAGCTCTTTTCTTGGCTTTTCCATCCAATTGGCTTCCTAAGGATTCTGTCCCAGAAACCAGaggaagccccatggactgggTGTGAAAGGGAATGCCAGATGGCTACTGCCTGTGTGTCTCTTGACTGTGGACTCAAGGCTAAATAAAGGGGATTTTTGCTTTTGAGAAATATCAAAAGCTGCTGTAGTACCAGTGAAGCCTGTCTAGGTAAAATTCAAAAGCTAGAATTATTCCAAATCAACCTATCTTTtgtgctgcaaggagatcaaaccagtcaatcctagaggaaatcaatcctgaatattcattggaaggactgatgctgaagctgaagctctagtactttggccacctgatgcaaagagtgaactccctggaaaagactgaggctgggaaggattggaggcAAAACAAGAagcaggaggcagaggatgagatggttagatagcatcaccaactcaatggacgtgaatttgagcaaactctagtagacggtaaaggacaaggaagcctggcgtgctacagtctgtggggttgcgaagagttggacacgacttagcaagtgaacaacaacacatcttttactctttcatttgattatattttttctgcttttatcctGTTCATATCTGCTTCAGACCAGTTGACAATGggtacaaatgattttttttcttcttctttttctggctgCATCCTGCGACAtgcgggatcttaattccccaacctgggatcaaacccgtgcccacTTCATTAGAAATtcggattcttaactactgggccatcagggaagtcctaagctTTTTCTTGGTCACTTCTTCAAGTAAATCACATTTTCAACCAGTCTGAGTTGCTTTAAAATGCCCCTGCCCCCTTGCTTGCTATTGTAGTTTAATTCTTGAATTCTGatggcaaagaaagaaaatgactccATGCAAATATCTCCTTATGATCAGTTAGGCACGACTGAATTCCCATCCACTCAATTGATATCAACATGAGGCATGGAAGATGGTTCTTAATAGGCCAGCTTGTAATAATTGTTCTTGCTATAAAGTGATTTCCACTTCATTTACATAgcacttcatttttaaatgtgttctaAGGAATAATCTGACAGGGTCTAATTTGACCATTTCTATAGATCAGTTATTTCAAAGACAATAACTTGCCTTATTAAATGACTGAAGTTATCATCACCTCCACCTGGGTTTTTTGGAATTGCACTGTCTGAATGAACCAGGAACATCTTTATGTACTTGGCTCACATACaccatatttttgtgtgtttcctcCTCGGTCAGATGAGACTCTAAAGACGGTAGGAAAACCACAAGCAGCCATCAGTGAGGGCCAGGTCCAACCTCTAAGGCCAGACTCTTCCCCCAATAGACAAAATGGGGTACACTTCACTGCCCCACTATGTCTAGCACATGAGCTTCTCCCTTATCGCTGTGTGTGATTATAGACTAGGGTAGGATCAAACTCTGATGATGTAAAGAGGATGGCAATCTGATTCTTCACCTGGTCAATTTCACCCCTATGTGGTACAGTCTCAGGGTGAGTTGCTGTTTACCTGTCTATAAGTCTGCTTCAGGGTAAAAGCTGTCATTTACCGAATTACTCAGTAGCCCCCCCACCCAtgacttttattaataaaagtcCTTCCTGAGTGACAGCAATGAGAATCTTGATGTAAAAGGTGTGACCCCCTAAAGCCAGTGCTACTCAGGATCCCCCTAAGAGCCCTTTTATCACTCGAGCCTCAGAACCCAGAACTATTGCACCCAGTAAAAGCCTTGGACATCTGCAGAAGTAGCCAGACTGTCTCTTGGAGAAATATTGCTCCAGGGCCTTGGAGCTTTCAAGTTTACTTTAGAGAACTCTTCATTCAGACAAACCCAGACCTAATGACTTGTGAGATTTGAGGACAACAAAGATAATGTACGGAGATTTGCAGAGGTAAAACGAGTTCAGCAAGTGTCTTATCACTTTAGAAGAAGAAATGGCCATGTTCTTGGGAAATCTAATTTGTTCAATAACAAATTGCCCCAGAAAAATGACAACCCATGCTCAAAATGTCACAAGACTTGTTGTGCAATATTCCAGTGTTGAATTGTTTATTCAATAATATTGACTGTCACCTACAGGTTACAACCCGAAGGAAAATATCAAATTATGTAAGATTTTATCTGTAGTGCGTAAGTCAAGCTCAAAGGGAAATTGTATTAAAGCAAAACCAAAAGTCTTTGAATGTCTTTCTGGACccttggagaaatgcaaatcgctTCTCATATTCAGATTAGCATTCTCAGGTGACTTTCTTTAGGTTGATGTCCATGTTGATGCCAGAGGTGATGCCACAATCACTCCATTCAAAGGCTTGCCTAGTCTTGGGTTGGGAGAAGAGTTTAGTTTCCAATGCCAGGTGTCAATGACAAGTGTCAGGTCATGTTAAAGTCTCCAGTCAAGTGGAAGCTACATTCAAAGTCTGACCCCTGCCCTCCACCAAAGGAATAAGAACTCTATTGATAGATAAAGAATCTGGCACAGGGAGTGAAAATAATTTAGTGGAGCCCAAACCTATATGAGAAATACTGTTAAAGAGTCATTTGTACATTGTTCAAGGATAAGGTTAGAAAGACCCAGAGGTGCATTTTTATAcctctgtcctcatttctttcaatAGCATAAAAGTTAAACATGACATGAGTAGGGTGTATATAAAGGTATATCGTCTATAAAATATGACATGATTACATTAGAAGACATTTCATGTTAAGAGTTTTTCCAACTGGgacaaagaggagaaagaaactaCCTCTGGCCTTAAGATCTCTTAACCTTAAGAGACAAGAGACTTTGGGGTGCAAGGAGTCGGGATTGACTCTTCTTGGCATGTGGATGGGGAAGGTGGGGATGGGTGTTGGTCATGGAAGACTTAACAGAAAAGAATCTTACAGagtgcctttaggatggacgtggcgtaaaaaaaaaaaatgcatttcagatATAAGAATTTAAGATGCAGTGTTGAAGGGGAACTTAGAGTTTAACTATTTAGCTGCAACATTTTTAACTAAATAAAGAGAAGATGCCTTTGCAGGCTGTGACCAGCTCAGTATCACACAGTTAGTGATGGAGCCAGGATGGAAATAACTGAGAAGAAAAGCTGCCACATACTAGCCACATCGCAAGGGCTGTACTTGCAGCATCTTCCTTAGCCCCTAGCTCAGTCTTCCTTTCCAAAGAAGGTATCTTAAGGTCCAGAGAGGTGACAGGATCTGTCCAACTAAACTGAATTGTCTATTAAATGGCAGAGCACTTCAAAGCCCTGAGGCCCTGCATTATGCAATATTCTCCAGGTTTTAGAAATCCCAGAGCTAGTTTTCTTTCCATCCTCCTACATTGCCTTACAACAATTTATAAAAGATCGCATTTAAACCAGGCACTTCCTTGTAAAGTCAATTAAAACTCCTGGAAAGAAATTAGAATTAAACACGTAATTGTGCCTTTAGGCCTCGCATTCTTCCAGCCTCAACAGGATGTACTATTCATAAATCTTGTGAATGATACAAGCGTAGTCATGTATTCatataaatattgaattaaaTCACTATTCCTGTTGTCATTGCAATCGTCACAGATAATGGATAAGATTTATTTCCCTTTCAAATTTCAGAGGGAGAAAAATCTAATGAAAACGATTGTTATACACTGATGTCCAGAGGGGTTGTAATACTAAGATGATTTAGTCCCATGaatatttccaaatttattgAAAATGCATACTGATGGTCTTAGAgttcatgtatatgtgtaatttaTATAGATAGAGAATAACCCTgaattgtttagttgctcagtcatgtctgattctttgtgaccccatggactatagccccccaggatCCTTAGTCCGTGattatttcccaggcaagaatacttgaatgggttgccatttccttctccaggggatccttcctgacccagggatcaagctcatgtctcctgtttggcaggcagattctttcccgagCCACTCGGGAAACCCATGAATTAGTCAACAAATGTTGTCATACCAAGGTAAGGGGTATCCCTTGAAACCTGAAGAAGCAAACTGAGGGCTAGTCAAAGTAATTCTGATATATAGAGCAATAGTAAATTTACAGATGCGTTGTCCTTGGAGGtaaagacagagaaactgagatTATAATGGTGTCACTATGTCCTGAGATGGATCATGCGCTAGTCCACGGGGTCCGGGGACGGCTGCTATGTTTATCAAAGGCTTGGGAAAATACATGGGAAGGAGCTACAGAGAACTTCTGACCCTTGGGTATCTGTCTCAGTGACTCTCAGTAAATCTTCCTTATGCATCTTCAGTGAGTGGCTTAGCAATTGAGACCCTGTAAAGTCTATCAATCAAGGCCATCTGAGCATCTACCAAACATGGGTCACTTCAAAGACATCTGCATTATTGGAATCTGTAGCCAagggaatctgagcaaactccaggagctggtaaaggacaggggagtctagcgcgctgcagtccatggggtcgcgaagagtcagacatgactaagcaactgaacaacagccaagcaaagaaaacctcaaaaaaaagaaaacaattcctTTACTGATCTACTTGAAGTCTCCCTTTCTGGATTTCATTTCCTGGAGATTAACCTCTTTCATTGAACCGCAGCCCTGATCCAGGAAATGACTATACGTTCCATGGTAAATGACAATTTTGCCAGAGGGTTAAGGGATTAGTCTAAGAGACATTCAGGGGCATCCATTATATTCTATAGGGATACAATGCAAAACACCCACATTAACATAGAAGATTTCTGCAGCTAGGAACATCTGTGCTGGGGGTTTGGCTTTCACTGCAGTGAGTCTCAGATTTTTTCCACAGCTGTAAATCATTCAAGGAAATCAGAAACTGGAGAGTGATTCTCCTCGATCACTGCTCAAGACTTTCAGGTCATAGAATTGGTCCTACAGCTCAGGGttaattactcagtcatgtctgactttttgtgaccccatggactgtagcctgccaggctcctctgtccttgggatttttcagacaagaattctggagtgggttgccattcccttctccagggcatcttcctgacccagggatcaaacccaggtcttctgcactacaagcagattctttaccatctgaaccaccaaacTGGTATAGAAAGTGTAGGTGTGTTATTTGGCTATGAAACACACAACTGATTTTCATTCCTGGCTTATAGACATCAACCTTACTTCACAGCTGTTCCTTACCATGAGCCAATCCCTTACCTGAGTTAAAAAAGATTTTCCTGATCTTTGCGTGGTCTAGTTACTTCatttatggtttcttttctcggcaaagattttaaatattctacagtcttttttaaaagatagcttCTGGGTTTCCAGCTATGCACAATAAAGTCTCCCTTGCTGTTGGATTAAAGTTTTGTGGCATTTCTTATATTAAAGATTTTGTTAATGCCAGTTACAGCCGTTGTACTTCTGGCTTGAATTTTTGTCTACGCTAAGTTGGAGGCCAACTTTTATCTTCTAGAAAGGTAGCTCTTTacactgaaggaggaaacagacagaacaggcccCATCTCGAAAGCAGAACTCCATCTTGGGCCcaactgtggactttgagctacatgcccagtatctatggaaacgacatgccaactggaaaaccagacctgTCCCCTGCCAGCACACATACCCCCGCCCTCCCCTCCATGCACACCCCCCCagtggaagagccccagggctc is a window of Cervus canadensis isolate Bull #8, Minnesota chromosome 23, ASM1932006v1, whole genome shotgun sequence DNA encoding:
- the LOC122425815 gene encoding 40S ribosomal protein S3a-like, with protein sequence MAVGKNKRLTKGGKKGAKKKVVDPFSKKDWYDVKAPAMFNIRNIGKTLVTRTQGTKIASDGLKGRVFEVSLADLQNDEVAFRKFKLITEDVQGKNCLTNFHGMDLTRDKMCSMVKKWQTMIEAHVDVKTTDGYLLRLFCVGFTKKRNNQIRKTSYAQHQQVRQIRKKMMEIMTREVQTNDLKEVVNKLIPDSIGKDTEKACQSIYPLHDVFVRKVKMLKKPKFELGKLMELHGEGSSSGKATGDETGAKVERADGYEPPVQESV